In Marinobacter sp. LQ44, the following are encoded in one genomic region:
- a CDS encoding response regulator translates to MNRQNASLSRKLLLLGALPAVVMFVALMAFFTSARLEDARTDLAESSQMLADSLAPALEYAVVSGNIAALEQTLNQSLRRSKAEWIRVTDVIGKELGFVSNSLDSSSQRHHNFDIYSAEILQEPLELGAGTDWFNPGYGFSSGSLRVGAVEVGVEPRVLADRQQSILWSSSAVGVAMLLFTIVLVNHFLNNILQPIRRVASRVDQLITGDYDAQPVTTKGNSKEIVAIQKQLNELGHHLEKLRTTRDQTLAVSEEAREKAELASHAKSEFLATMSHELRTPLNGVLGMVELIQEEPLTKRQRDYLGTARQATEDLLTVISDILDYARMDSGTLELEHQEFDLRSILANCAASYRHAAEQQGLALDINFLGDWPDKPVVVGDAPRVRQILAGLLDNSIKYTTNGFVSVRASWLSLESGCVLFGCSVSDSGAGIPSDRLHNIFHTFEQVDSGNTRAHDGAGLGLSLIQRLVELMGGHIQVESDLGEGSSFRFELPFELSDAPAQVQTELPDIPREQLGRKSWALVVEDNEVNQKVSTTLLNKLGFETDTANNGQEAVDKVKNKHEGYDVILMDCQMPVMDGYQATRMIREWEQGNGQCGTPIIALTADVSTETEATCRASGMNDYIPKPVRRETLREVLSRWIRL, encoded by the coding sequence ATGAACAGGCAGAATGCATCCCTGTCCAGAAAACTTCTGTTGCTTGGCGCCCTGCCTGCGGTTGTCATGTTTGTTGCCCTAATGGCGTTTTTTACCTCGGCCCGGCTGGAGGACGCGCGTACCGACCTGGCTGAAAGCAGCCAGATGCTGGCGGACAGCCTGGCCCCGGCACTCGAGTACGCTGTGGTTTCCGGCAATATCGCGGCCCTTGAGCAGACACTGAATCAGTCGCTACGGCGTAGCAAAGCCGAGTGGATACGCGTAACCGATGTGATCGGAAAAGAGCTCGGCTTTGTCAGCAATAGTCTTGACAGCTCCTCACAGCGACACCACAACTTCGATATTTACTCTGCGGAAATCCTTCAGGAACCCCTGGAACTTGGAGCAGGCACTGACTGGTTTAACCCCGGCTATGGGTTCAGTTCTGGTTCCTTGCGGGTTGGTGCAGTTGAAGTCGGTGTTGAACCGCGCGTGCTGGCTGATCGCCAGCAGAGTATTCTGTGGTCATCTAGCGCAGTTGGTGTCGCCATGCTGCTGTTCACCATCGTTCTGGTTAACCATTTCCTCAATAATATCCTGCAGCCCATTCGCAGGGTGGCAAGCCGGGTTGATCAACTGATTACCGGTGATTATGACGCCCAGCCCGTGACCACCAAGGGAAACTCCAAAGAGATCGTCGCCATACAGAAACAACTGAACGAGCTGGGGCACCATCTGGAGAAGCTCAGAACCACCCGCGACCAGACCCTGGCGGTGTCGGAAGAGGCCCGGGAAAAGGCCGAACTGGCAAGCCATGCCAAATCTGAATTCCTTGCAACCATGAGCCACGAGCTCAGAACTCCGCTCAATGGGGTACTGGGAATGGTTGAGTTGATCCAGGAGGAACCGTTAACCAAGCGACAGCGGGATTACCTTGGCACTGCCCGGCAGGCAACAGAGGACCTGCTTACCGTCATCTCCGATATTCTCGATTATGCCCGTATGGACAGCGGCACTCTGGAGCTGGAACACCAGGAGTTTGATCTAAGGTCCATTCTGGCCAACTGTGCGGCTTCCTATCGCCATGCAGCAGAGCAGCAAGGCCTGGCACTGGACATCAATTTTCTGGGGGACTGGCCAGACAAACCGGTGGTGGTTGGCGACGCACCTCGAGTCCGACAGATTCTGGCAGGGCTACTGGATAATTCGATTAAATATACCACGAACGGTTTTGTCAGTGTTCGCGCAAGTTGGCTGTCGCTTGAAAGCGGTTGCGTACTGTTCGGCTGTTCCGTCAGTGATTCCGGAGCGGGTATTCCCAGTGACCGCCTTCACAATATTTTCCACACATTCGAACAAGTTGACTCAGGCAACACCCGCGCCCATGACGGCGCAGGACTTGGGCTCTCCCTGATTCAGCGGTTGGTGGAGCTGATGGGTGGGCATATTCAGGTGGAATCGGACCTCGGCGAGGGATCATCGTTCCGCTTTGAACTGCCATTTGAGCTGTCGGATGCCCCGGCCCAGGTTCAAACGGAGCTCCCGGATATCCCGCGGGAGCAGTTGGGACGAAAGTCCTGGGCCCTGGTGGTCGAGGATAATGAGGTAAACCAGAAGGTCTCCACCACGCTACTGAACAAGCTCGGTTTTGAAACCGATACCGCGAATAACGGCCAGGAGGCGGTCGACAAAGTAAAAAACAAACACGAAGGCTACGATGTCATCCTGATGGATTGCCAGATGCCAGTGATGGACGGCTATCAGGCAACCCGAATGATTCGCGAATGGGAACAGGGGAATGGGCAATGCGGTACGCCGATCATCGCCCTGACGGCTGATGTCTCAACAGAAACCGAGGCCACCTGCCGGGCCAGCGGCATGAATGATTACATACCCAAACCGGTACGCCGCGAGACCCTCAGGGAAGTACTAAGCCGCTGGATTCGATTGTAA
- the gspL gene encoding type II secretion system protein GspL — MSYRLFVRPVPPFADLDQNPESQLFSWLLQDASGDTQASGAADTRDAIEQTLGQNALEKVLLIGLIPGDEALFCLADIPAKQSRFVHQALPYAVEEQIAQDIESVHLALGRHTSDGYHVAAIDQSQMGQWLELFTGWEHVRLDAIYPDASLLPTTDNGWTACLDGEWAMLVSHRGEWLRLQTANLGMLGVTLAAPATEEVVAEIPVTVYGTEPELELWQPALLELSGADGRVHLAQKPLEFTALELLAWSHHHHMCHPVNLCQGAFSVKTSGSSPLKPWKPLIAVASVWFVIQLGLEIGMGVYHNQEAEELQSQAMAIYRDAFPADRRTHAGNVRRVIEGQLRVAGAGQEELDFITLMKYTGDQYSRVANAQAVTFNSINYSRNRGELVVDVRADSYERMSNLRNGLANQGLRAQIGSVVNESSGSRGRLTVSGG, encoded by the coding sequence ATGTCTTACCGCCTTTTTGTTCGGCCGGTCCCGCCCTTCGCAGACCTGGACCAGAACCCGGAATCACAGCTGTTCAGCTGGCTATTACAGGATGCCAGTGGCGATACCCAGGCCAGTGGTGCGGCAGATACCCGGGATGCGATTGAGCAGACCCTGGGCCAGAATGCATTGGAAAAAGTGCTGCTGATTGGCCTTATTCCGGGTGACGAAGCCCTGTTTTGCCTGGCTGACATTCCCGCCAAGCAAAGCCGGTTCGTACACCAGGCGCTGCCATACGCGGTGGAAGAACAGATTGCCCAGGACATCGAGAGCGTGCACTTGGCGCTTGGCCGTCATACCTCGGATGGATACCATGTCGCGGCAATAGATCAATCCCAAATGGGGCAGTGGTTAGAGCTGTTTACAGGTTGGGAGCATGTGCGCCTGGATGCCATTTACCCGGATGCCTCCCTGTTGCCGACAACTGATAACGGCTGGACCGCTTGCCTCGACGGCGAGTGGGCCATGCTGGTAAGTCATCGAGGCGAGTGGCTGCGACTGCAGACCGCCAATCTAGGCATGTTGGGGGTTACCCTGGCCGCGCCAGCCACTGAAGAGGTGGTCGCGGAGATACCGGTCACAGTTTATGGAACCGAGCCCGAGCTGGAACTCTGGCAGCCGGCATTGTTGGAACTGAGCGGTGCCGATGGCCGGGTACATCTGGCGCAGAAGCCCCTGGAATTTACGGCGCTGGAGCTGCTGGCGTGGTCCCACCATCATCATATGTGTCACCCGGTCAATCTATGCCAGGGCGCCTTCTCCGTTAAAACGAGCGGCAGCAGCCCGTTGAAGCCCTGGAAGCCACTGATTGCAGTTGCGTCCGTCTGGTTTGTGATTCAGCTGGGGCTTGAGATTGGTATGGGTGTGTATCACAACCAGGAGGCCGAGGAGCTGCAAAGCCAGGCCATGGCCATCTACCGTGACGCCTTTCCCGCTGACCGCCGTACCCACGCGGGCAATGTGCGCCGGGTGATTGAGGGCCAGTTGAGGGTGGCCGGCGCTGGCCAGGAAGAATTGGATTTCATCACCCTTATGAAATACACCGGAGATCAGTACAGCCGGGTTGCGAATGCCCAGGCGGTTACCTTTAATTCCATTAACTACAGCCGGAACAGGGGAGAGCTGGTGGTAGACGTCCGGGCCGACAGTTATGAACGGATGAGTAATCTGAGAAATGGCCTGGCCAATCAGGGACTGCGTGCGCAGATTGGGTCTGTGGTTAATGAAAGCTCCGGCTCCCGTGGCCGGTTGACGGTTTCGGGAGGCTAA
- the gspK gene encoding type II secretion system minor pseudopilin GspK: MKRQPVRSKPSGQQGVALIMVLLAMALVVMLATGMSRQQSVQVFKAGHYLAQQQGHSIALGAEEFARRILVRDFEQDREDGVMVDSPDEFWAQYAAILPLDDNGVAEVQIDDLAGRINLNDLVTPNGQVDPLTRDRLVRLFRALGITAVSVDALIDWIDADDQTISAYGAEDGQYLIAEPAYRAANQPFVSITELRLIDGMTEEIYVALRPHVSTLPVSGIGINVNTATGAVLMSLHDDMTEAQAESVLAKREEERFENLQDFLALPEFSGMGLKTTGLTLQTRFFEVVSRITYDNRVVNMVSTVFRSPEGEVRTVHRDSGQKNRITKEPYTFSEG, translated from the coding sequence ATGAAACGGCAACCGGTCAGGAGTAAACCGTCCGGACAGCAGGGCGTAGCGCTGATCATGGTGCTGCTGGCCATGGCTCTGGTGGTGATGCTGGCCACAGGCATGAGCAGGCAACAAAGTGTTCAGGTGTTCAAGGCCGGGCATTACCTGGCGCAGCAGCAGGGGCACAGCATTGCACTGGGCGCCGAAGAGTTCGCCCGCCGGATTCTGGTACGCGATTTTGAGCAGGACCGGGAGGACGGCGTGATGGTGGACAGCCCCGATGAATTCTGGGCTCAATATGCTGCCATCCTGCCACTGGACGACAACGGCGTGGCGGAGGTTCAGATAGATGACCTTGCAGGGCGCATCAATCTCAATGATCTGGTTACCCCAAACGGCCAGGTAGACCCTTTGACCCGCGACAGACTGGTGCGGCTGTTCCGGGCTCTCGGCATTACCGCTGTTTCAGTCGACGCACTGATTGACTGGATTGATGCAGATGACCAGACCATCAGTGCCTATGGCGCCGAAGATGGCCAGTACCTGATAGCGGAGCCGGCGTATCGGGCGGCCAATCAGCCGTTTGTGTCAATCACCGAATTACGCCTGATCGATGGGATGACCGAGGAAATCTATGTGGCGCTCCGGCCTCATGTCAGTACGCTGCCGGTCAGTGGTATCGGGATCAACGTGAATACCGCCACTGGCGCGGTGTTGATGTCGTTGCACGATGACATGACGGAAGCTCAGGCAGAGTCAGTTCTGGCCAAGAGAGAAGAAGAGCGGTTTGAGAATTTGCAGGATTTCCTCGCTTTGCCCGAGTTTTCCGGCATGGGGCTGAAAACCACCGGGTTGACCTTGCAAACCCGTTTTTTTGAAGTTGTTTCACGGATTACCTACGATAATCGTGTCGTTAATATGGTCAGCACGGTATTCAGGAGTCCGGAGGGTGAAGTCCGGACGGTGCACAGGGATTCCGGGCAAAAGAATCGCATCACCAAAGAGCCATATACATTCTCAGAAGGATAG
- the gspM gene encoding type II secretion system protein GspM, which yields MWARIKDQPAVGKLIARYDQLPVRDRQALVMLGIALLLAILYFGIWRPVADFSNQAEASRENAEQLLAWMQANQATIRRLGGAGSGSSAGAGVEKPEDGRALMALVTRSAGEAGLSLQRFEPSGESAIRVWLEAAPFAEVAAWLEQLDARHGVIVDQAAMDRGNEPGRVSVRLTLTI from the coding sequence ATGTGGGCACGAATCAAAGACCAGCCGGCGGTCGGCAAGCTTATCGCGAGATACGATCAACTGCCGGTGCGGGATAGACAGGCGCTGGTGATGCTGGGCATTGCCTTGCTGTTGGCCATTCTCTATTTTGGCATCTGGCGGCCTGTGGCTGATTTCAGCAACCAGGCGGAAGCCAGTCGTGAAAATGCCGAGCAACTTCTGGCCTGGATGCAGGCAAACCAGGCAACCATTCGTCGCCTTGGTGGCGCAGGTTCCGGTTCATCGGCGGGGGCCGGCGTTGAAAAGCCCGAGGACGGACGGGCTCTGATGGCCCTGGTTACCCGCTCCGCAGGCGAAGCGGGGCTTTCGCTGCAGCGATTTGAGCCAAGCGGTGAGTCTGCCATCCGGGTATGGCTTGAAGCGGCACCGTTCGCAGAGGTGGCGGCCTGGCTGGAGCAGCTTGATGCCCGGCATGGGGTGATTGTAGATCAGGCTGCCATGGACAGGGGAAATGAGCCGGGGCGGGTATCCGTGCGGCTGACACTGACGATTTGA
- a CDS encoding GNAT family N-acetyltransferase yields MRDKQENNNNSDAVVVRLDETARNEAQSILCHAYREDPTFQYLFDHRRAGYDQRVRATVRELIDLYLELNQDAVGVMKEDTLIAVAFIGDPELRMNLAEQLSWRIRMVLTAGFASTRRYLDYHQKIRDLLPHPQAHQLPLMGVNPKYQNQGYGRILLKAVEKLCEENPRGKGLVLDTGNSRYLPFYESEGFRSLGKIRLGDFEDHVLFREIGSGANDARNEAAPH; encoded by the coding sequence ATGCGTGATAAGCAGGAAAATAATAATAATTCTGATGCTGTCGTGGTTCGTCTTGATGAGACTGCCCGCAACGAGGCCCAGTCAATTCTTTGCCATGCGTACCGGGAAGATCCAACGTTCCAGTACCTCTTTGATCATCGCAGGGCCGGTTATGACCAGCGGGTAAGAGCCACGGTGAGAGAGCTGATTGACTTGTACCTTGAGCTCAATCAGGACGCCGTTGGTGTGATGAAAGAGGATACCCTGATTGCCGTGGCCTTCATCGGCGACCCGGAACTCCGGATGAACCTCGCCGAGCAGCTTAGCTGGCGGATTCGCATGGTGCTGACGGCGGGGTTTGCCTCGACTCGCCGATACCTGGATTACCATCAGAAAATCCGCGACTTGTTGCCGCACCCGCAGGCTCATCAGTTGCCTTTGATGGGGGTCAACCCGAAATACCAGAATCAGGGGTATGGTCGGATTTTGCTAAAGGCGGTCGAGAAGCTTTGTGAGGAAAATCCCCGGGGCAAGGGGCTGGTACTGGATACCGGTAACAGCCGATACCTGCCGTTTTACGAATCCGAGGGCTTCCGCAGCCTGGGTAAGATACGCCTGGGTGATTTTGAAGATCATGTCCTGTTCCGGGAAATTGGATCTGGAGCTAATGACGCCCGGAACGAGGCAGCGCCGCATTAA
- the gorA gene encoding glutathione-disulfide reductase → MSDSHDFDLIVIGAGSGGVRLARMSAQRGAKVAVVESRYLGGTCVNVGCVPKKLFVYGAHVHDELEDAAGYGWRVPLDQVSFDWPTLVANKNAEIERLNGIYGRLLENAGVEIINGTATISDANTVTVGERSYSAKHITVATGSWPVVPDVPGKDCILTSNEMFYLPQLPRHAVVWGGGYIAVEFAGILAGLGVETTLLYRGDLFLRGFDNDVRRFTEQEMRKKGVDLRFNATIESIETQGAHYQVMLSDGERLETGLVMAATGRRALVDGLGLTELGIELNASGHIVVDDHFQTSVPSITALGDVIGTPQLTPVALAQAMVLSRRLFGDGQGDMDYSAIPTAVFCQPNIGTVGLTEEEARESGHRLRIYRSEFRPMKYTLSGRDERCLMKLVVDDETDKVLGAHMVGPDAGEIIQGLAVAIKAGATKAQFDSTMGIHPTSAEEFVTMREPVA, encoded by the coding sequence GTGTCAGACAGCCATGATTTTGATTTGATCGTAATTGGTGCCGGTTCCGGTGGGGTCCGCCTGGCTAGAATGTCGGCACAGCGGGGCGCGAAGGTTGCCGTGGTGGAGTCCCGCTACCTGGGGGGCACCTGTGTTAACGTTGGCTGTGTTCCGAAAAAACTGTTTGTGTACGGCGCCCATGTTCATGATGAGCTGGAAGATGCCGCAGGCTATGGCTGGCGAGTTCCCCTGGATCAGGTCAGCTTCGACTGGCCCACTCTGGTGGCAAACAAAAACGCTGAGATTGAGCGCCTGAATGGCATCTATGGTCGCCTGCTCGAGAATGCCGGAGTTGAGATCATCAATGGCACGGCAACCATCAGCGATGCCAATACCGTTACGGTAGGCGAGCGGAGCTATAGCGCAAAACACATCACAGTCGCTACGGGAAGCTGGCCGGTAGTGCCGGATGTTCCCGGTAAAGACTGCATCCTTACCTCCAATGAAATGTTCTACCTTCCGCAATTACCCCGTCATGCGGTGGTTTGGGGTGGCGGGTATATCGCGGTAGAGTTCGCCGGCATACTGGCCGGGCTTGGTGTGGAAACCACCTTGTTGTACCGGGGTGATTTGTTCCTGCGGGGCTTTGATAACGATGTGCGCCGGTTCACCGAGCAGGAGATGCGCAAAAAGGGCGTCGACTTGCGTTTCAACGCCACCATCGAATCCATTGAGACTCAAGGCGCCCACTATCAGGTCATGTTGTCTGACGGAGAACGCCTGGAGACCGGTCTTGTCATGGCAGCAACCGGACGGAGAGCCCTGGTTGACGGCCTTGGCCTGACGGAGCTGGGTATTGAACTCAACGCTTCGGGCCACATCGTTGTGGACGACCATTTCCAGACCTCGGTACCCTCAATCACCGCGCTGGGCGATGTTATCGGCACACCGCAGCTCACTCCAGTGGCACTGGCCCAGGCCATGGTGCTGTCGCGTCGGCTGTTTGGTGACGGTCAGGGCGATATGGATTACAGCGCTATTCCGACCGCTGTGTTTTGCCAGCCGAATATCGGTACCGTTGGTCTGACTGAGGAAGAGGCCAGGGAATCGGGTCACAGGCTGCGCATTTACCGTTCAGAGTTCCGGCCGATGAAGTACACATTGAGCGGACGGGACGAGAGATGCCTGATGAAACTGGTGGTGGACGATGAGACCGACAAGGTGCTCGGCGCTCATATGGTCGGGCCAGACGCCGGCGAGATTATTCAGGGGCTGGCCGTTGCCATCAAGGCCGGCGCCACTAAGGCGCAGTTTGACTCAACCATGGGTATTCATCCGACCTCAGCGGAAGAATTTGTCACCATGCGTGAACCGGTAGCGTAA
- a CDS encoding ABC transporter substrate-binding protein — MALALILLLPWPSIVFGQNGQPALPSVYIAGSGNTALDQHVTRLLRSELGESVELVFLSEGQETLVSASPVITIGPAAFTRIRQINRNAQILALLVERKFIQGYVNRSPGLVSAVFYDVPLLRQALTGKAILPQSKRIALLASTESVEIYEDLMDQLAEYSLEARVFVTDSDDQLIPTLIRALNYGDFLLAGPDDVIYNPRNIKHILLTAYRRNRIVIGPSQAYVKAGVLASGYAPFPAMAAKAGELLQTYFDTGSFPEPVYPNEFRVEVNEQVARSLNIPLPSREWISQYLDDLMLSSQEDSE, encoded by the coding sequence ATGGCGCTGGCACTGATACTGTTGTTGCCATGGCCCAGCATTGTCTTCGGGCAAAACGGTCAGCCCGCGCTACCGAGTGTGTACATTGCCGGTTCCGGTAACACCGCCCTGGATCAACACGTGACCCGACTATTACGTTCAGAACTCGGAGAATCGGTTGAACTGGTATTTCTGTCAGAGGGCCAGGAAACTCTTGTATCGGCCAGCCCAGTGATCACCATTGGCCCGGCCGCATTCACTCGTATTCGTCAGATCAACAGAAACGCACAGATACTGGCATTGCTGGTAGAACGCAAGTTTATCCAAGGCTATGTTAACCGCTCCCCTGGGCTGGTGTCTGCGGTGTTTTATGACGTTCCCCTGTTGCGGCAGGCACTGACCGGTAAAGCGATACTGCCTCAGTCCAAGCGCATTGCCTTGCTGGCTTCCACGGAGTCTGTCGAGATCTATGAAGATTTGATGGATCAGCTGGCGGAGTACAGTCTCGAAGCGCGCGTATTCGTCACGGATAGCGACGACCAGTTGATTCCTACCCTTATCAGGGCCCTGAACTACGGTGATTTTCTGCTCGCCGGCCCTGACGACGTCATCTACAACCCAAGAAATATCAAACATATTCTGCTGACCGCCTATCGGCGAAACCGTATCGTCATCGGGCCAAGCCAGGCCTATGTGAAAGCCGGAGTGCTGGCCTCAGGCTATGCCCCCTTCCCGGCCATGGCGGCGAAGGCTGGCGAGTTACTTCAGACATACTTTGATACAGGTAGTTTTCCTGAACCCGTCTATCCGAATGAGTTTCGTGTCGAGGTCAACGAACAGGTGGCCCGATCACTCAATATCCCACTTCCCAGCCGTGAATGGATATCGCAATACCTGGACGACCTGATGCTTTCCAGCCAGGAGGATTCCGAATGA
- a CDS encoding TonB-dependent receptor plug domain-containing protein, with protein MRITNYLSENRANRLRMRRTFGHSLLASAIFALSTSTAGADTSVPEFSNGLVAFGDDIPEVLTTSRLRQPKTRVPGSTTVITGDMIRDLGIQNLYEVFRLVPGMVVNFVGSHQPVTTYHGTVHYEQRRMQVLVDGRTAHKATLSDMDWETMPVPLEMIERIEVARGPNSAAYGINAFLGTINIITRDPADTAGVEARVVRGSRGHVRTFGSVGNADPDMDWRLTYEKRKFDGFDYQVDGGERFPFHDGHDINSFTYDSRVKINDRTDVELRGGVVDGINYQDKGKSGELNPNENPDIDVRDYYLQSKLNVIASERHFFHVMASVQNFDRRQQYTVGFPDSTVQCLRDNTPLYRYTYFPDGSRERLCFVDGGGAPAIAQVDANSEDTRLELEFQDTILLSDDLRIVSGAGFRKDTFRSETYFNGRGNNYQSRFFGNVEYTPINWLTLNAGGNWERTSTTDDHYFSPRLAANFTLNSRHALRFVYSQAVRTPDGFEQNPDWGYTLRNVRPAIYSDLEGRRVTTADAYEDLGWLTLGKDLREERIISREVSYFGQFPLERAMLSLEVRGFKDEMRDMISGVIQLKDWSIDNNVAVDQQGFEVEAMIEYPGTTFRASYGYLDQDTWYTGRPIINQDGELDTGKQEQAVSLLTRLSIRHSGSLALIQDLPWGLKASSAFYWADEFRRSQFERIDARVAKRFYQPRYTAEVALTMQHYLNREPELSPDNNIKDHNQFFVEAGVRF; from the coding sequence ATGCGCATTACGAATTACCTGTCAGAAAATCGCGCTAACCGGCTCCGCATGCGCAGAACCTTCGGGCATTCCCTGCTTGCCTCAGCTATTTTCGCCCTGTCGACCAGCACTGCCGGTGCAGACACCAGTGTTCCTGAATTCAGCAATGGACTGGTGGCGTTTGGCGATGACATTCCAGAGGTGCTAACCACCTCCCGGCTGCGCCAGCCCAAAACCCGGGTTCCCGGAAGTACCACCGTGATCACCGGTGATATGATTCGGGACCTTGGCATCCAGAACCTGTACGAGGTGTTCCGCCTGGTTCCGGGCATGGTGGTCAATTTCGTTGGTAGCCACCAACCGGTTACCACCTACCATGGCACTGTGCATTATGAACAGCGCCGTATGCAGGTCCTGGTAGACGGCCGAACTGCGCATAAGGCAACCCTGTCTGATATGGACTGGGAAACCATGCCGGTGCCTCTTGAGATGATTGAACGCATCGAAGTAGCCCGGGGGCCGAACTCGGCTGCCTACGGCATTAATGCCTTCCTGGGCACCATCAATATTATTACGCGGGACCCGGCCGATACCGCAGGCGTTGAGGCGCGAGTGGTTCGGGGCTCCCGGGGTCACGTACGTACCTTTGGCTCCGTGGGCAACGCCGACCCGGATATGGATTGGCGATTAACCTATGAAAAGCGCAAGTTCGATGGCTTCGACTACCAGGTAGACGGCGGCGAGCGCTTTCCATTTCACGACGGCCACGACATCAACTCCTTTACCTATGATTCCCGCGTCAAGATCAACGACCGCACGGATGTTGAGCTGCGGGGCGGCGTTGTGGATGGCATCAATTACCAGGACAAGGGCAAAAGCGGCGAGCTGAATCCAAACGAGAATCCGGATATTGATGTTCGGGACTACTATCTGCAATCCAAACTGAACGTGATTGCGTCCGAGCGCCATTTTTTCCATGTTATGGCCAGTGTGCAAAATTTTGACCGTCGGCAACAGTACACCGTTGGCTTTCCGGATAGCACTGTGCAGTGCCTCAGAGACAACACACCGCTGTATCGGTACACCTATTTCCCGGATGGGAGTCGAGAACGGCTCTGCTTTGTTGACGGGGGTGGCGCGCCCGCCATTGCCCAGGTAGACGCGAATTCAGAGGATACCCGCCTGGAACTGGAGTTTCAGGACACCATTCTGCTCAGCGACGACCTGAGAATTGTGTCCGGCGCGGGATTCCGGAAAGATACCTTCCGCTCTGAAACCTATTTCAACGGCCGCGGTAACAATTACCAGTCCCGCTTCTTCGGCAACGTGGAATATACGCCGATCAACTGGCTGACCCTTAACGCAGGCGGTAACTGGGAACGAACAAGCACAACAGACGATCACTACTTCTCACCTCGGTTGGCTGCTAATTTCACGCTCAACAGCCGGCACGCCCTCCGCTTTGTCTATTCCCAGGCGGTGAGAACCCCGGATGGTTTCGAGCAGAATCCGGACTGGGGCTACACCCTCCGCAATGTCCGCCCTGCTATTTATTCCGATCTTGAGGGGCGCAGGGTAACAACCGCGGATGCATACGAAGACCTGGGGTGGCTTACGCTCGGCAAAGACCTGAGGGAAGAACGAATCATTTCCCGGGAAGTCAGCTACTTCGGCCAGTTCCCGCTGGAGCGGGCCATGCTGTCTCTGGAAGTACGGGGCTTCAAGGATGAAATGCGGGACATGATCAGCGGTGTCATCCAGCTCAAGGACTGGAGCATCGACAACAACGTTGCCGTGGATCAGCAAGGTTTTGAAGTGGAAGCGATGATTGAATACCCGGGCACAACCTTCCGTGCCAGCTACGGCTACCTGGATCAGGATACCTGGTACACCGGTCGGCCAATCATCAATCAGGACGGCGAACTTGATACCGGAAAACAGGAGCAGGCTGTCAGCTTACTAACTCGGCTTTCGATAAGACACTCCGGCAGTCTGGCGCTGATTCAGGATCTGCCCTGGGGTCTCAAGGCCTCATCGGCTTTCTACTGGGCGGACGAATTCAGGCGCAGTCAATTCGAGCGCATTGATGCAAGAGTTGCCAAGCGCTTTTATCAACCGCGTTATACGGCGGAAGTTGCCCTTACCATGCAACACTATCTGAACCGGGAACCGGAACTGAGCCCTGATAACAACATCAAAGACCACAACCAGTTCTTTGTGGAGGCGGGAGTCCGGTTCTGA
- the gspJ gene encoding type II secretion system minor pseudopilin GspJ → MRSRSGYSGLHTSSGFTLMEVLIAVTITAVIGLGVWQVINGVVTARDRVNDVSGEFENLQKTMLLLERDLNQLVNRPIRDVYGDFRPALSSREDAFELVLTRQGWRNPLGLRRSGLQRVAWEYTGTELRRRYWPTVDQGQEDNSQDLLLLDNVVSLEIRFLNSQLNWQDDWPSDQDLASLSPGARPVLPMPRGIEITLEHELFGELVRTFALADFDLAQAQAVVNQQQGATGNSDTDEEESQEVQDTQQGAGT, encoded by the coding sequence ATGCGCTCCCGTTCAGGCTATTCAGGTCTTCACACCAGTTCCGGTTTTACCTTGATGGAAGTGTTGATTGCGGTGACCATCACCGCTGTTATCGGCCTCGGCGTATGGCAGGTGATCAATGGCGTGGTGACTGCGCGGGACCGGGTAAATGATGTGTCTGGCGAGTTCGAAAACCTCCAGAAAACCATGTTACTGCTGGAGAGGGACCTGAACCAATTGGTTAACCGGCCGATTCGGGATGTCTACGGCGACTTCCGGCCCGCACTCAGCAGTCGTGAGGACGCTTTTGAACTGGTATTAACCCGCCAGGGTTGGCGCAACCCCCTTGGCCTGAGGCGCAGTGGGCTGCAACGGGTTGCCTGGGAATACACCGGGACCGAGCTCCGGCGCCGCTACTGGCCGACGGTTGACCAGGGGCAGGAAGATAACAGCCAGGATCTGCTGTTACTGGACAACGTGGTGTCGCTCGAAATTCGCTTTCTGAACAGTCAACTGAACTGGCAGGACGACTGGCCGTCAGATCAGGACCTCGCCAGCCTGTCGCCCGGTGCAAGGCCAGTCCTGCCCATGCCGAGGGGCATTGAAATTACTCTGGAGCATGAACTGTTCGGAGAACTGGTCAGAACCTTTGCCCTGGCTGACTTTGACCTTGCCCAGGCACAGGCCGTGGTTAACCAGCAGCAGGGGGCGACGGGCAACTCGGATACCGATGAAGAAGAATCTCAGGAAGTTCAGGATACCCAGCAAGGGGCCGGCACATGA